The following coding sequences are from one Carcharodon carcharias isolate sCarCar2 chromosome 13, sCarCar2.pri, whole genome shotgun sequence window:
- the LOC121285742 gene encoding serine-threonine kinase receptor-associated protein isoform X2: MAMRQTPLTCSGHTRPVVDLAFSGITPYGYFLISACKDGKPMMRQGDTGDWIGTFLGHKGAVWGATLNKEANRAATAAADFSAKVWDAVTGDELIALAHKHIVKTVDFTQDSNNLLTGGQDKVLRIYDLNKPESEPLEISGHSSGIKKALWCNGDRQIISAADDKTVRLWDRSSMIEVQTIHVGSSVSSVEYIPDGEILVLTYGKTIAFYNALSLELIKSFDAPASINSASLHPEKDVFVAGGDDFKLYKFDYNTESYKGHFGPVHCVRFSPDGELYASGSEDGTLRLWQTTVGKTYGLWKCVLPEELGSENSDSIYGTPPEVKA; encoded by the exons ATGGCGATGAGACAAACTCCATTGACCTGCAGCGGCCACACCAGGCCCGTGGTCGATTTGGCTTTCAGCGGGATCACGCCTTACGGTTACTTCTTAATCAGCGCCTGTAAAG ATGGCAAGCCTATGATGCGCCAGGGTGACACAGGAGACTGGATTGGGACGTTTCTGGGTCACAAAGGTGCTGTCTGGGGAGCCACTTTAAATAAAGAAGCCAATAGGGCAGCAACCGCAGCAGCAGATTTTTCAGC CAAGGTGTGGGATGCTGTGACAGGTGATGAATTGATCGCTTTAGCCCACAAACATATTGTCAAAACTGTAGACTTTACTCAG gatAGCAACAACTTACTGACTGGCGGGCAAGATAAAGTTTTGCGTATTTATGATTTGAACAAACCTGAATCAG AGCCTCTGGAGATCAGTGGTCATAGTTCTGGTATTAAGAAAGCCCTGTGGTGTAATGGGGACAGGCAGATAATTTCAGCAGCTGATGACAAGACTGTAAG gctctgggacaGGTCTAGCATGATTGAAGTGCAAACCATTCATGTTGGATCATCTGTAAGCAGTGTAGAGTACATACCTGATGGAGAGATTTTGGTTTTAACCTATGGAAAAACGATTGCTTTTTACAATGCACTAAG tcttGAGCTGATCAAATCTTTTGACGCACCAGCATCAATCAACTCTGCTTCTCTTCACCCTGAGAAAGATGTCTTTGTTGCAGGAGGTGATGACTTCAAACTGTACAAATTTGACTACAATACAG AGTCATACAAAGGGCACTTTGGTCCAGTCCATTGTGTAAGATTTAGCCCTGATGGAGAACTATATGCGAGTGGTTCTGAAGATGGAACTCTTCGTCTTTGGCAGACAACTGTTGGTAAAACCTACGGGTTATGGAAATGTGTGCTTCCTG AGGAGCTTGGCTCTGAAAACTCTGATTCTATCTATGGCACCCCTCCAGAGGTAAAAGCTTGA
- the LOC121285742 gene encoding serine-threonine kinase receptor-associated protein isoform X1, whose amino-acid sequence MAMRQTPLTCSGHTRPVVDLAFSGITPYGYFLISACKDGKPMMRQGDTGDWIGTFLGHKGAVWGATLNKEANRAATAAADFSAKVWDAVTGDELIALAHKHIVKTVDFTQDSNNLLTGGQDKVLRIYDLNKPESEPLEISGHSSGIKKALWCNGDRQIISAADDKTVRLWDRSSMIEVQTIHVGSSVSSVEYIPDGEILVLTYGKTIAFYNALSLELIKSFDAPASINSASLHPEKDVFVAGGDDFKLYKFDYNTGEDLESYKGHFGPVHCVRFSPDGELYASGSEDGTLRLWQTTVGKTYGLWKCVLPEELGSENSDSIYGTPPEVKA is encoded by the exons ATGGCGATGAGACAAACTCCATTGACCTGCAGCGGCCACACCAGGCCCGTGGTCGATTTGGCTTTCAGCGGGATCACGCCTTACGGTTACTTCTTAATCAGCGCCTGTAAAG ATGGCAAGCCTATGATGCGCCAGGGTGACACAGGAGACTGGATTGGGACGTTTCTGGGTCACAAAGGTGCTGTCTGGGGAGCCACTTTAAATAAAGAAGCCAATAGGGCAGCAACCGCAGCAGCAGATTTTTCAGC CAAGGTGTGGGATGCTGTGACAGGTGATGAATTGATCGCTTTAGCCCACAAACATATTGTCAAAACTGTAGACTTTACTCAG gatAGCAACAACTTACTGACTGGCGGGCAAGATAAAGTTTTGCGTATTTATGATTTGAACAAACCTGAATCAG AGCCTCTGGAGATCAGTGGTCATAGTTCTGGTATTAAGAAAGCCCTGTGGTGTAATGGGGACAGGCAGATAATTTCAGCAGCTGATGACAAGACTGTAAG gctctgggacaGGTCTAGCATGATTGAAGTGCAAACCATTCATGTTGGATCATCTGTAAGCAGTGTAGAGTACATACCTGATGGAGAGATTTTGGTTTTAACCTATGGAAAAACGATTGCTTTTTACAATGCACTAAG tcttGAGCTGATCAAATCTTTTGACGCACCAGCATCAATCAACTCTGCTTCTCTTCACCCTGAGAAAGATGTCTTTGTTGCAGGAGGTGATGACTTCAAACTGTACAAATTTGACTACAATACAGGCGAGGATTTGG AGTCATACAAAGGGCACTTTGGTCCAGTCCATTGTGTAAGATTTAGCCCTGATGGAGAACTATATGCGAGTGGTTCTGAAGATGGAACTCTTCGTCTTTGGCAGACAACTGTTGGTAAAACCTACGGGTTATGGAAATGTGTGCTTCCTG AGGAGCTTGGCTCTGAAAACTCTGATTCTATCTATGGCACCCCTCCAGAGGTAAAAGCTTGA